A window of Sulfurovum riftiae contains these coding sequences:
- a CDS encoding RNA pyrophosphohydrolase, with protein MQNKKSYRPNVAAVILSSKYPEKCEFFIAHRSDIRNAWQFPQGGIDEGETPQDALYRELLEEIGCNNVEILGEFPEWITYDFPKTARGKVYPFDGQTQKYFLVRLKEDAQIDLQAFEIPEFKEYTFVNYDELFRRVTYFKRKVYRRVIDHFIKEGLI; from the coding sequence ATGCAAAACAAAAAGAGCTACAGGCCCAATGTTGCAGCCGTCATACTCTCTTCTAAATATCCGGAAAAGTGCGAATTTTTCATCGCACATCGAAGTGACATACGAAATGCCTGGCAATTCCCGCAGGGCGGCATCGATGAGGGTGAGACACCCCAGGATGCGCTCTACAGGGAACTGCTCGAGGAGATCGGTTGTAACAATGTTGAGATACTGGGAGAGTTCCCTGAGTGGATCACCTACGATTTTCCAAAAACCGCAAGGGGGAAAGTCTATCCGTTCGACGGTCAGACACAAAAGTATTTTTTGGTCAGACTCAAAGAGGATGCACAGATAGACCTGCAGGCATTCGAGATCCCGGAGTTTAAAGAGTATACATTTGTGAATTATGACGAACTGTTCAGGCGGGTGACCTATTTTAAACGTAAAGTGTATCGCAGGGTGATCGATCATTTTATCAAAGAGGGTTTGATCTAA
- the hemW gene encoding radical SAM family heme chaperone HemW, whose product MLTYIHIPYCDSKCHYCSFNSYVDKFDTRREYMQALYRQLSFELERFRVQRGQIKTLFIGGGTPSTVAPELYAPIFELLSPYISQDAEITTEANPNSATESWLSGMQELGVNRVSFGVQSFDADKLAALNRAHTPQQARDAVLVAKALGFEHLSLDLIYNYRGDTRALLEKDITQAFKLPIDHISAYELTIEDGTRFSDTPEARQENEALAFFVAEEIKKRGFTHYEISNFGSYQSRHNKGYWKLENYIGAGAGAVGFMEDRRFYPQTGIEAYIADPLKTVEEPLTEEELLTEKIFLGLRSNIGIARSILSDSMLKRADILCEEKKLTATPTHFYNENYFLSDELALYILE is encoded by the coding sequence TTGTTAACCTATATCCATATCCCCTACTGTGATTCAAAGTGTCACTACTGCAGCTTCAACTCCTACGTGGACAAGTTCGATACACGCCGGGAGTATATGCAGGCACTCTACCGGCAGCTCTCTTTTGAACTGGAGCGTTTCAGGGTACAAAGAGGACAGATAAAAACCCTTTTTATCGGTGGGGGGACCCCTTCGACCGTCGCACCGGAACTCTATGCGCCCATTTTCGAGCTTCTCTCCCCTTATATAAGTCAAGATGCAGAGATCACCACCGAAGCCAACCCCAACTCCGCAACAGAAAGCTGGCTTTCGGGAATGCAGGAACTCGGGGTAAACCGTGTCAGTTTCGGGGTACAGAGTTTCGATGCGGACAAACTTGCCGCACTTAACAGGGCACATACACCCCAACAGGCAAGAGATGCTGTTCTGGTGGCCAAAGCATTGGGCTTCGAACACCTCTCGCTTGATCTCATCTACAACTACCGGGGAGATACCAGAGCACTGCTTGAAAAGGATATCACACAGGCGTTCAAACTCCCCATCGATCATATTTCAGCCTATGAACTCACCATCGAGGACGGTACCAGATTCTCTGACACACCCGAGGCCCGTCAGGAGAATGAAGCACTGGCATTCTTCGTTGCCGAAGAGATCAAAAAAAGAGGTTTCACACACTACGAGATCTCCAATTTCGGAAGCTATCAGAGCAGACACAACAAAGGCTACTGGAAGCTGGAGAACTACATCGGTGCCGGTGCCGGAGCGGTCGGTTTCATGGAGGACAGACGCTTCTACCCACAGACCGGCATCGAAGCATACATAGCCGACCCTCTCAAAACAGTGGAAGAACCCCTTACAGAAGAGGAACTTCTGACCGAAAAAATATTTCTGGGTCTAAGAAGTAACATAGGCATAGCCAGATCCATACTTTCAGACAGTATGCTGAAAAGAGCCGACATACTCTGTGAAGAGAAGAAGCTGACAGCTACTCCGACACACTTTTACAATGAAAACTATTTTCTGAGCGATGAACTTGCACTCTACATTTTAGAATAA
- the tatB gene encoding Sec-independent protein translocase protein TatB — protein sequence MFGIGFTEILLISIIAILFLGPDKLPETMVQIAKFIKGVKKTVGDAKSALDEEMRIADLKEEALSYKNQLDSATDELKSFKNIGLDDMDDLLNDADADTTQKPAKEAFSTGEQPVTQVEAKSDTVTFKKKSKKKKKKSEEEPEKRSKNNNDEGEA from the coding sequence ATGTTTGGCATAGGTTTTACCGAAATACTTCTCATATCCATTATTGCGATCCTCTTTTTAGGACCGGACAAACTTCCAGAGACGATGGTACAGATAGCGAAATTCATCAAAGGGGTCAAAAAGACCGTGGGAGATGCAAAAAGCGCACTTGATGAAGAGATGCGTATCGCAGATCTCAAAGAGGAAGCCCTGAGCTACAAGAATCAGCTGGACTCTGCTACCGATGAACTCAAAAGTTTCAAGAATATCGGCCTTGACGACATGGATGACCTTCTTAACGACGCAGATGCAGACACAACACAGAAACCGGCCAAAGAAGCTTTCTCTACCGGTGAGCAACCCGTTACACAGGTCGAAGCAAAAAGCGATACAGTAACTTTCAAGAAAAAATCCAAAAAGAAGAAGAAAAAGAGTGAAGAAGAACCGGAAAAGAGAAGCAAAAACAATAATGATGAAGGTGAAGCATAA
- the tatC gene encoding twin-arginine translocase subunit TatC yields MFDDLRPHLVELRKRLGLSVLSVFIAFIIAFTFHNKILAWITQPLNNALVEVGRIIESQEKATWTMKSDEDNKTKTPAVQAAEKLKNNLYEAAKAADPKLAPLLKNAADAAKSLDEIIKKRDVDSARPNQHNFEGKITTHQVGGAFFVALKVSFFAGLLGAMPFILYQLWLFVAPGLYSNEKKMVIPFVIGGSVMFFIGVMFAYYIVTPFGFQFLITFGSFLYTPFINIEDYVGFFTKIMLGFGVAFELPVFAYFLALLGLVTDRTLIDFFKYAVVIIFVLAALLTPPDILTQLLMAAPLIILYGVSILIVRMVNPDTSDDDEKDEEESEDEEEAQKKALLEELDKS; encoded by the coding sequence ATGTTTGATGACCTTCGTCCCCATCTGGTTGAACTGAGAAAAAGACTTGGGCTTTCCGTTCTTTCGGTCTTCATCGCTTTCATCATCGCTTTTACCTTCCATAACAAGATACTCGCATGGATCACACAACCTCTGAACAATGCCCTTGTCGAGGTAGGCCGCATCATCGAGTCACAGGAAAAAGCGACCTGGACCATGAAGTCCGATGAGGACAACAAAACGAAGACCCCGGCCGTACAGGCAGCCGAGAAACTGAAAAACAACCTTTATGAAGCAGCAAAAGCAGCCGACCCGAAATTGGCTCCGCTTCTCAAAAATGCCGCTGATGCGGCGAAATCACTTGATGAGATCATCAAAAAGCGTGATGTTGACTCGGCACGTCCGAACCAGCACAACTTCGAAGGAAAGATCACCACCCACCAGGTCGGCGGAGCCTTCTTCGTTGCCCTGAAAGTCTCTTTCTTTGCCGGTCTTCTGGGTGCAATGCCGTTCATTCTCTACCAGCTCTGGCTCTTTGTGGCTCCGGGACTCTACAGCAATGAGAAGAAGATGGTCATCCCGTTCGTTATCGGCGGCTCGGTAATGTTCTTTATCGGTGTCATGTTTGCCTACTATATCGTTACCCCGTTCGGTTTCCAGTTCCTCATCACCTTTGGGTCCTTCCTTTATACACCCTTCATCAACATCGAGGATTATGTCGGTTTCTTCACCAAGATCATGCTGGGCTTCGGTGTCGCCTTTGAACTGCCGGTCTTTGCCTACTTCCTTGCACTACTCGGACTGGTCACTGACCGTACACTGATAGACTTCTTCAAATATGCCGTGGTCATCATCTTCGTACTTGCAGCACTCCTGACACCGCCGGACATCTTGACACAGCTGCTCATGGCAGCACCGCTGATCATTCTCTATGGTGTCTCCATCCTGATCGTACGTATGGTCAACCCCGATACCAGCGATGACGATGAGAAGGATGAAGAGGAGAGTGAAGATGAGGAAGAGGCACAGAAAAAAGCCCTGCTTGAAGAATTAGACAAATCCTAA
- the queA gene encoding tRNA preQ1(34) S-adenosylmethionine ribosyltransferase-isomerase QueA, with product MSSHTPSPELLTKNYDYELPEGFIATKPVHPRDEAKLLVYNRKDDTVTHTTFKHLLDFLPENCDVFLNDTRVIKARIFGHKVSAEGQGGGKVELLFNKPLDAHHYLVLIRGKVKVGTKLLFDEGLGAIVTALNEDGSRIVTFTHHDKEIRFEDLVQVLDEIGHIPLPPYMQREDNKEDETDYQTLFAKKAGAVAAPTASLHFTPELFEALQKRHRTHKVTLHVGAGTFKPVEVEEILAHPMHSEYFHIPPEAVEILESDRNILAIGTTVTRTVEYYVRTKKTQGECDLFLNPYNPPQRVTHLLTNFHLPKSTLIMLVSAFIGREKTLQLYKEAIDKNYRFFSYGDAMLIL from the coding sequence ATGTCTTCACATACACCCTCACCCGAACTTCTGACAAAGAATTACGACTATGAACTCCCAGAGGGGTTCATCGCCACGAAACCCGTGCATCCCAGAGATGAAGCAAAACTGCTCGTCTACAATAGAAAAGATGATACGGTCACCCATACTACCTTCAAGCACCTGCTTGATTTCCTTCCAGAGAACTGTGATGTCTTTCTCAACGATACACGTGTCATCAAAGCCCGGATCTTCGGACACAAGGTCTCAGCAGAGGGCCAGGGCGGAGGCAAGGTGGAACTGCTTTTCAACAAACCACTCGATGCCCACCACTATCTGGTACTGATACGCGGAAAGGTAAAGGTAGGTACAAAACTGCTGTTTGATGAGGGGCTTGGTGCGATTGTTACGGCACTCAATGAAGACGGTTCACGCATCGTCACCTTCACCCATCATGACAAAGAGATACGTTTTGAAGATCTTGTACAGGTACTCGATGAGATAGGACATATCCCCCTGCCTCCTTATATGCAGAGAGAAGACAACAAAGAGGATGAAACGGACTACCAGACCCTCTTTGCCAAAAAGGCGGGAGCGGTCGCCGCACCTACCGCCTCTTTACACTTCACGCCTGAACTCTTCGAAGCACTGCAGAAGAGGCACAGGACGCACAAGGTCACCCTGCATGTCGGTGCAGGTACTTTCAAACCCGTGGAGGTCGAGGAGATACTGGCACATCCGATGCATTCGGAGTACTTTCATATCCCGCCTGAAGCAGTGGAGATACTGGAGAGTGACAGAAACATTCTGGCCATCGGCACCACTGTGACAAGGACGGTAGAATATTATGTCCGCACAAAGAAAACACAGGGCGAATGCGACCTCTTTCTCAACCCGTACAATCCGCCCCAAAGAGTCACCCATCTACTCACTAATTTCCACTTGCCAAAAAGTACACTTATTATGCTCGTAAGTGCTTTCATAGGAAGAGAAAAAACGCTACAATTATATAAAGAGGCTATAGATAAAAATTACCGCTTCTTCTCTTACGGAGATGCAATGTTGATATTATAG
- a CDS encoding C40 family peptidase, whose product MKTTFPLLSFLFITALFFTGCTPKPYSYPNYDIIKPKKVCKPNRENIQKLLNQYLGKPYIWAEEGPHAFDCSGLTYNIYGSMGVQLPRTACEQAKVGKTVAFKDLTYGDLIFFGSTWKRSKRINHVGMYLGNGWFAQASSKHRKVVITSFDKEPRYKKRIKICKRYMSKDERAFYMNCSAPLQKMEITSSRYTTPWQPGMTIPKKAVP is encoded by the coding sequence ATGAAAACAACTTTCCCTCTACTTTCTTTTCTATTCATTACAGCACTGTTCTTTACCGGCTGTACCCCAAAACCCTACAGTTATCCAAATTATGACATTATCAAGCCCAAAAAAGTGTGTAAACCCAACCGGGAGAATATCCAGAAACTCCTCAACCAGTACCTGGGCAAACCCTACATCTGGGCAGAGGAAGGACCGCATGCATTCGACTGCTCAGGCCTGACCTACAACATTTACGGATCGATGGGTGTACAGCTGCCAAGAACTGCCTGTGAACAGGCCAAGGTGGGCAAGACCGTCGCTTTCAAGGACCTGACCTACGGTGACCTCATCTTCTTCGGTTCCACCTGGAAAAGAAGCAAACGTATCAACCATGTGGGTATGTACCTGGGTAACGGATGGTTCGCACAGGCCAGCAGTAAACACAGAAAGGTCGTCATTACCAGTTTTGACAAAGAACCACGCTACAAAAAACGTATCAAGATCTGCAAACGTTACATGAGTAAAGATGAAAGGGCATTCTATATGAACTGTAGTGCACCGCTGCAGAAGATGGAGATCACAAGTAGCCGCTATACCACACCGTGGCAGCCCGGTATGACAATCCCAAAAAAGGCAGTACCGTAA